A part of Scleropages formosus chromosome 3, fSclFor1.1, whole genome shotgun sequence genomic DNA contains:
- the myadml2 gene encoding myeloid-associated differentiation marker-like protein 2, which translates to MDPHGGHYLNKAALLSPLGAARIAQLVLGCSTMSLVAHQAGYSANYGIFCMFVWCFCFAITAVVFTLDVTRLHGCMPISWDNFTVAFAMLATLMYITASVVYPVYFLRFECPSGRCEERDYRIAVTVCSSICCFAYGAEVFITRAKPGHVVGYMATVSGLLKVVQAYIACIIFGALANDSEYNRYIATQYCVVIYSLCFAVTVVVVALTVTGRTSALRFPFDRFVVIYTFLAVLLYLSTAVIWPVFCFDKKYGTLQRPSGCPQGKCPWDSKLVVAVFTYANLVLYIADLVYSQKIRFISQQPA; encoded by the coding sequence ATGGATCCCCACGGAGGACACTACCTGAACAAGGCAGCGCTACTGTCTCCGCTGGGTGCCGCAAGGATAGCCCAACTGGTCCTGGGCTGCTCCACAATGAGCCTCGTAGCACACCAGGCAGGCTACAGTGCCAACTACGGGAtcttctgcatgtttgtgtggtgCTTCTGCTTCGCCATCACAGCGGTGGTGTTTACGCTGGACGTCACTCGTCTCCACGGATGTATGCCCATCTCCTGGGATAACTTCACAGTGGCATTTGCCATGCTGGCCACGCTCATGTACATCACTGCCTCTGTGGTCTACCCTGTCTACTTTCTGCGCTTCGAGTGCCCCTCCGGCCGTTGCGAGGAGCGTGACTACCGCATTGCCGTCACCGTCTGCTCTAGTATTTGTTGCTTTGCCTACGGTGCCGAGGTCTTCATCACTCGGGCGAAGCCAGGCCACGTGGTGGGCTACATGGCCACGGTGTCAGGCCTGCTCAAGGTGGTCCAGGCCTATATAGCCTGCATCATCTTCGGGGCTTTGGCCAATGACAGCGAGTACAACCGATACATTGCCACACAATACTGCGTGGTGATCTACAGCCTTTGCTTCGCCGTCACCGTGGTGGTGGTTGCGCTGACTGTTACAGGGCGCACCTCGGCCTTGCGTTTTCCCTTTGACCGCTTTGTGGTCATCTACACCTTCCTGGCTGTACTGCTGTACCTGAGCACTGCTGTGATCTGGCCCGTCTTCTGCTTTGACAAGAAGTACGGGACACTCCAGCGGCCGTCAGGCTGCCCACAGGGAAAGTGCCCCTGGGACAGCAAGCTGGTGGTGGCTGTCTTCACCTATGCCAACCTGGTGCTGTACATCGCTGACCTGGTGTACTCGCAGAAGATACGCTTCATCTCCCAACAGCCAGCCTGA